A window from Corynebacterium urealyticum DSM 7109 encodes these proteins:
- a CDS encoding NAD(P)H-hydrate dehydratase has translation MDDTPPGELLAARDCLVAAGEVWPSPQPREDKYAGVVGIFAGSDTFPGAALLALKAAVKSTSPMVRYAGPVDPRLIALALPEVVSAPRPEKAGRVQAWVAGPGIDEDAPEALNILDWLVRQPEPLLLDASALQLVAKNTQLLRGIINRHTTGRATVLTPHAGEFAALARALGNEEQAEAAAVDQDFDRRRTACAWLARQTKSVVLLKGRHTIVSDGDVAWGVDAGHSWSATPGSGDVLAGIAGAVIAAAEKAPLLHCILGAVAVHAVAALHAAETPEGFAPISASDIVESIHAVVAVALRHAHEEADGD, from the coding sequence TTGGACGACACCCCGCCCGGCGAGCTGCTAGCCGCACGCGACTGCCTGGTCGCAGCCGGGGAGGTCTGGCCCTCCCCGCAACCACGGGAGGATAAATACGCCGGTGTGGTGGGCATTTTCGCAGGCTCCGATACGTTCCCGGGGGCCGCGCTGCTGGCACTCAAAGCGGCGGTGAAGTCCACCTCGCCGATGGTGCGCTACGCAGGCCCCGTGGACCCACGCCTGATCGCCCTGGCCCTGCCCGAGGTGGTCAGCGCCCCACGCCCGGAGAAAGCCGGGAGGGTGCAGGCCTGGGTCGCAGGCCCCGGGATCGACGAGGACGCACCGGAAGCACTGAACATCTTGGACTGGCTGGTGCGCCAGCCCGAACCCCTGCTGTTGGACGCCTCGGCGCTGCAGCTGGTGGCGAAGAATACGCAGCTGCTGCGCGGAATCATCAACCGCCACACCACGGGCCGGGCGACCGTGCTGACCCCACATGCTGGGGAGTTCGCCGCTCTCGCACGGGCGCTGGGCAACGAGGAGCAGGCTGAGGCCGCGGCCGTCGACCAGGATTTTGATCGCCGCCGCACCGCGTGCGCCTGGCTTGCCCGGCAGACCAAGTCGGTGGTGCTGCTCAAGGGGCGGCACACGATCGTCTCTGATGGAGACGTCGCCTGGGGCGTGGACGCAGGCCACTCCTGGTCCGCCACCCCGGGCTCCGGGGATGTGCTCGCAGGCATCGCCGGGGCCGTGATTGCGGCGGCCGAAAAGGCCCCGCTGCTGCACTGCATCCTCGGCGCGGTGGCGGTGCACGCGGTGGCGGCACTTCACGCTGCGGAGACCCCGGAGGGCTTCGCCCCGATTTCGGCATCCGACATCGTGGAGAGCATCCACGCTGTGGTCGCGGTCGCGCTCCGGCATGCGCATGAAGAAGCCGACGGCGACTAG
- the alr gene encoding alanine racemase, with product MTHTPKDKTGRGELIQLVVDLGALANNTRFFADFVAPAQLMAVVKADGYNHGALRIAQTALDHGAAVVGVATVPEALLLRERGPVKDGEPATIFAWMWEPAMDLTPAFDAELTLGVPSLAHARSLIDQARSRQAKPRPVVGVMSDTGMSRSGISPAEWQETIALLAAAEQEGLIAVDGVFTHLASADEDAQRAVTDRQHQRFQQAIADCRAAGMAVPRNHIANTPATLTRPDMHHELVRPGLGVYGVDPVAGGTPTGAAENAVPGLPDVLPLQRTMSMRAKVITTRVVPKGESVSYGGIWTAPEDTRTAVVAAGYADGVPRSASGKMQVSINGESYQQVGRICMDQFVVALGPAESAAAEAVQPGDWAVIFGDPAAGEPSVEDLAAAAGTIPYEVVTMPRGPRVQRVVVDVEGQEHVVER from the coding sequence ATGACCCACACCCCGAAGGATAAAACGGGTCGCGGCGAGCTCATCCAGCTCGTCGTCGACCTGGGAGCACTGGCCAACAACACCCGCTTCTTCGCGGACTTCGTCGCACCCGCCCAACTCATGGCGGTCGTGAAAGCCGATGGCTATAACCACGGTGCGCTGCGTATCGCGCAGACCGCGCTGGACCACGGTGCGGCAGTGGTGGGGGTGGCCACCGTCCCGGAGGCTCTGCTGTTGCGCGAGCGGGGCCCGGTGAAGGACGGCGAGCCGGCTACCATCTTCGCCTGGATGTGGGAACCAGCCATGGACCTCACCCCGGCCTTCGACGCCGAGCTGACCCTGGGCGTGCCCTCCCTGGCACACGCCCGCAGCCTCATCGACCAAGCCCGTTCCCGGCAGGCTAAGCCACGTCCGGTGGTGGGCGTGATGTCCGATACCGGCATGTCCCGCTCCGGGATCAGCCCGGCTGAATGGCAGGAGACCATCGCGCTGCTCGCCGCCGCAGAGCAGGAAGGCCTCATCGCGGTGGACGGGGTGTTCACGCACCTGGCGTCCGCGGACGAGGACGCACAGCGCGCCGTGACGGACCGGCAGCACCAGCGATTCCAGCAAGCCATCGCCGACTGCCGCGCCGCCGGCATGGCCGTGCCCCGCAACCACATCGCCAACACCCCGGCAACGCTGACTCGCCCGGACATGCACCACGAGCTCGTGCGCCCAGGCCTCGGCGTCTACGGCGTGGACCCGGTGGCAGGCGGAACCCCCACCGGGGCGGCGGAAAACGCCGTACCGGGACTACCGGACGTCCTGCCCCTCCAGCGGACGATGAGCATGCGCGCGAAGGTCATCACCACCCGTGTGGTTCCGAAGGGCGAATCCGTCAGCTACGGCGGTATCTGGACCGCCCCGGAGGACACCCGCACCGCCGTCGTCGCCGCAGGCTACGCGGACGGGGTGCCGCGGTCGGCGTCCGGAAAGATGCAGGTCAGCATCAACGGGGAGAGCTACCAGCAGGTCGGGAGGATCTGCATGGACCAGTTCGTCGTCGCCCTGGGACCGGCCGAGAGCGCTGCCGCGGAGGCCGTGCAGCCGGGCGACTGGGCCGTGATCTTCGGCGACCCGGCGGCAGGGGAACCCAGCGTGGAGGACCTCGCCGCGGCCGCCGGCACCATCCCCTACGAGGTCGTCACGATGCCGCGCGGGCCACGCGTCCAGCGGGTCGTCGTGGACGTGGAAGGGCAGGAACACGTTGTCGAACGCTAA
- the tsaE gene encoding tRNA (adenosine(37)-N6)-threonylcarbamoyltransferase complex ATPase subunit type 1 TsaE — protein MSNAKAGNGMDLGEAQGHAHARTPEDMRAIGRELGQQLAAGTVVILTGPLGAGKTTITQGIADGLAVKGRVQSPTFTIVRTHKPGARGIRLLHMDAYRLLGEGVAESIAPGEQLSRDDVLDTLESLDIDADLDDAVLVAEWGRGVVEELADRVLDVEITRAVGAEVSDGSDAAAVDVLGDGGLADSGEVIDMTDGDEDDPREVHWRWSE, from the coding sequence TTGTCGAACGCTAAGGCTGGCAACGGGATGGACCTGGGCGAGGCGCAGGGGCACGCGCACGCCCGCACCCCGGAAGACATGCGTGCCATCGGCCGCGAGCTGGGGCAGCAGCTAGCCGCGGGCACCGTCGTGATCCTCACCGGACCGCTCGGGGCGGGCAAAACCACCATCACGCAGGGCATCGCCGACGGGCTGGCGGTCAAGGGGCGCGTGCAGTCGCCGACCTTCACCATCGTGCGCACCCACAAGCCCGGGGCGCGCGGCATCCGGCTGCTGCACATGGACGCTTACCGCCTGCTCGGCGAGGGGGTGGCTGAGTCCATCGCGCCGGGCGAGCAGCTCTCCCGCGACGACGTCCTGGACACGCTCGAATCCCTGGACATCGACGCCGACCTGGATGACGCGGTGCTCGTCGCCGAGTGGGGGCGCGGGGTCGTGGAGGAGCTCGCGGACCGGGTCCTGGACGTGGAGATCACGCGCGCCGTGGGGGCTGAGGTGAGTGATGGCAGCGACGCCGCGGCGGTGGACGTTCTAGGAGATGGTGGCCTCGCGGATAGCGGTGAGGTCATCGACATGACCGACGGCGACGAGGACGACCCGCGCGAGGTCCACTGGCGCTGGTCCGAGTAG